Proteins from one Nicotiana tabacum cultivar K326 chromosome 23, ASM71507v2, whole genome shotgun sequence genomic window:
- the LOC107808828 gene encoding cytochrome P450 71D8-like isoform X2: protein MEIQTSFFVSIFLVLLPLCFIIIKGYNKYAKSKQKLPPGPRKLPLIGNLHQLLCLGSSEFQPHVALSKLAAKYGPLMHLKLGQRLVLVVSSAEVSRQFFKTHDLTFSNRPELFVGKIMMYGFSDMAFAPYGDFWRQMRKICNSELLGLKRIHSFVPMMFDEVRDLVKSIAAAEVGKPIDLNERLSLLQFAITCKAAVGRTACTDQESFLMVMKEFVSFAGIFSAADLFPSWKIVQLISGLKRKLTKMHQKADHIVEQIIREHELKRGTDGDGDGKQIEEDIVDVLLRLKESKDFPIPITRNVINATVFELFVAGTSTSATAMLWAFSELVKNPKMMKKAQAEVRQVYKLGTERIDQSHIQKLTYLRMIQARQSWIIVKKAY from the exons ATGGAAATCCAGACATCTTTCTTCGTTTCCATTTTCCTTGTACTGTTACCCTTATGTTTCATAATAATCAAAGGGTACAACAAATATGCTAAGAGTAAGCAGAAATTGCCACCAGGGCCGAGGAAGCTCCCACTGATCGGGAACTTGCACCAACTGCTCTGCCTCGGATCATCTGAGTTCCAACCACATGTTGCTCTGAGTAAATTAGCAGCTAAGTACGGACCTTTGATGCACCTAAAGCTCGGTCAACGTTTGGTTCTTGTAGTTTCATCTGCTGAAGTTTCCAGACAATTTTTCAAAACACATGATCTCACTTTCTCTAACCGGCCAGAGCTTTTCGTTGGGAAGATAATGATGTACGGTTTTTCTGATATGGCATTCGCTCCATACGGTGACTTCTGGAGACAGATGCGCAAAATTTGTAACTCGGAACTCCTTGGTCTGAAGAGGATCCACTCGTTTGTTCCTATGATGTTTGACGAGGTGCGTGATCTGGTTAAGTCAATTGCAGCTGCAGAAGTAGGGAAACCCATTGACTTGAATGAAAGACTGAGTTTGTTGCAATTTGCTATCACTTGTAAAGCTGCTGTTGGTAGGACAGCATGTACAGATCAGGAGTCATTTTTAATGGTAATGAAAGAATTCGTAAGCTTCGCGGGAATATTCAGTGCAGCTGATCTTTTTCCTTCCTGGAAAATAGTTCAATTAATTAGTGGCCTAAAGCGAAAATTAACGAAAATGCATCAGAAGGCTGATCATATTGTTGAACAAATTATACGTGAACATGAATTGAAGAGAGGAACTGATGGTGATGGTGATGGCAAGCAAATAGAGGAAGATATTGTGGATGTACTTCTGAGACTTAAGGAAAGCAAAGATTTTCCGATTCCTATTACTAGGAATGTTATCAATGCTACAGTCTTT GAGTTGTTTGTAGCTGGAACTTCAACCTCAGCAACAGCCATGTTGTGGGCTTTTTCAGAATTGGTAAAGAATCCGAAAATGATGAAGAAAGCACAAGCTGAAGTGAGACAAGTCTACAAGTTGGGAACAGAAAGGATCGATCAAAGTCACATTCAAAAGCTAACGTACTTGAGAATG attcaagccagaCAGAGctggataatcgtgaaaaaggcctactag
- the LOC107808828 gene encoding desmethyl-deoxy-podophyllotoxin synthase-like isoform X1, whose protein sequence is MEIQTSFFVSIFLVLLPLCFIIIKGYNKYAKSKQKLPPGPRKLPLIGNLHQLLCLGSSEFQPHVALSKLAAKYGPLMHLKLGQRLVLVVSSAEVSRQFFKTHDLTFSNRPELFVGKIMMYGFSDMAFAPYGDFWRQMRKICNSELLGLKRIHSFVPMMFDEVRDLVKSIAAAEVGKPIDLNERLSLLQFAITCKAAVGRTACTDQESFLMVMKEFVSFAGIFSAADLFPSWKIVQLISGLKRKLTKMHQKADHIVEQIIREHELKRGTDGDGDGKQIEEDIVDVLLRLKESKDFPIPITRNVINATVFELFVAGTSTSATAMLWAFSELVKNPKMMKKAQAEVRQVYKLGTERIDQSHIQKLTYLRMVIKETLRIHPPGPLSFARESREESEIDGYTIPNKTLVLLNLWAVGRDPKHWENPETFDPDRFDGSPIESVPTHFEYTPFGAGRRICPGISFGMASVEVSLALLLYHFDWKLPSGMSPQELDMTEKFSTSLERKTKLCLIASPYVPVNRTTDSY, encoded by the exons ATGGAAATCCAGACATCTTTCTTCGTTTCCATTTTCCTTGTACTGTTACCCTTATGTTTCATAATAATCAAAGGGTACAACAAATATGCTAAGAGTAAGCAGAAATTGCCACCAGGGCCGAGGAAGCTCCCACTGATCGGGAACTTGCACCAACTGCTCTGCCTCGGATCATCTGAGTTCCAACCACATGTTGCTCTGAGTAAATTAGCAGCTAAGTACGGACCTTTGATGCACCTAAAGCTCGGTCAACGTTTGGTTCTTGTAGTTTCATCTGCTGAAGTTTCCAGACAATTTTTCAAAACACATGATCTCACTTTCTCTAACCGGCCAGAGCTTTTCGTTGGGAAGATAATGATGTACGGTTTTTCTGATATGGCATTCGCTCCATACGGTGACTTCTGGAGACAGATGCGCAAAATTTGTAACTCGGAACTCCTTGGTCTGAAGAGGATCCACTCGTTTGTTCCTATGATGTTTGACGAGGTGCGTGATCTGGTTAAGTCAATTGCAGCTGCAGAAGTAGGGAAACCCATTGACTTGAATGAAAGACTGAGTTTGTTGCAATTTGCTATCACTTGTAAAGCTGCTGTTGGTAGGACAGCATGTACAGATCAGGAGTCATTTTTAATGGTAATGAAAGAATTCGTAAGCTTCGCGGGAATATTCAGTGCAGCTGATCTTTTTCCTTCCTGGAAAATAGTTCAATTAATTAGTGGCCTAAAGCGAAAATTAACGAAAATGCATCAGAAGGCTGATCATATTGTTGAACAAATTATACGTGAACATGAATTGAAGAGAGGAACTGATGGTGATGGTGATGGCAAGCAAATAGAGGAAGATATTGTGGATGTACTTCTGAGACTTAAGGAAAGCAAAGATTTTCCGATTCCTATTACTAGGAATGTTATCAATGCTACAGTCTTT GAGTTGTTTGTAGCTGGAACTTCAACCTCAGCAACAGCCATGTTGTGGGCTTTTTCAGAATTGGTAAAGAATCCGAAAATGATGAAGAAAGCACAAGCTGAAGTGAGACAAGTCTACAAGTTGGGAACAGAAAGGATCGATCAAAGTCACATTCAAAAGCTAACGTACTTGAGAATGGTAATCAAGGAAACTCTAAGAATTCATCCCCCAGGTCCTCTTTCATTCGCTAGAGAATCCAGGGAGGAGAGTGAGATCGACGGATATACAATACCAAATAAAACCTTAGTGCTACTAAATCTATGGGCAGTTGGAAGAGATCCAAAACACTGGGAAAATCCGGAAACATTTGATCCGGATAGGTTTGATGGTAGTCCAATTGAAAGCGTACCAACTCATTTTGAGTACACGCCATTTGGTGCAGGAAGAAGAATATGCCCAGGAATATCCTTTGGAATGGCGAGTGTGGAAGTTTCTCTAGCATTATTGCTCTATCATTTTGACTGGAAACTTCCCAGTGGGATGAGTCCTCAAGAATTAGACATGACTGAGAAATTTAGTACGAGTCTTGAAAGAAAAactaagttgtgcttgattgcctCCCCTTACGTTCCTGTAAATAGGACGACGGATTCGTATTAG